In a genomic window of Shouchella clausii:
- the prfA gene encoding peptide chain release factor 1 → MLERLQAVEDRYEYLNEQLSDPNVISNATKLREYSKEQAQIEETVQTYREYKQVTEQLADAKAMLEEKLDDDMYQMVKEELDELSERKAELEERLKILLLPKDPNDDKNVIVEIRGAAGGDEAQLFAADLYKMYHRYAEMQGWKTEVIEAHATELGGYKEIIFMVNGSGAYSKLKYENGAHRVQRVPQTESGGRIHTSTATVAVLPEAEEVEIDIHEKDIRVDTFASSGPGGQSVNTTMSAVRLTHLPTNTVVSCQDEKSQIKNKEKAMKVLRARIFDKVQQEAQAEYAESRKLAVGTGDRSERIRTYNFPQSRVTDHRIGLTLQKLEQILQGKLDEIIDALVVAEQSEAMKKAEE, encoded by the coding sequence GTGTTAGAACGATTGCAAGCAGTAGAAGATCGTTATGAGTACTTAAACGAGCAATTAAGCGATCCAAATGTGATTAGCAATGCAACAAAATTAAGAGAATACTCAAAAGAACAAGCACAAATAGAAGAAACTGTACAAACGTACCGAGAATATAAACAAGTCACAGAACAATTGGCAGATGCAAAAGCGATGCTCGAAGAAAAGCTCGATGATGACATGTATCAAATGGTAAAAGAAGAGCTGGATGAGCTGAGCGAGCGAAAGGCCGAATTGGAAGAACGCCTGAAAATTTTATTGTTGCCAAAAGACCCGAATGATGACAAAAACGTAATCGTCGAAATTCGCGGTGCTGCAGGTGGCGATGAGGCACAGCTTTTTGCGGCTGATCTTTACAAAATGTACCACCGCTATGCAGAAATGCAGGGCTGGAAAACAGAAGTCATTGAAGCCCACGCGACTGAGCTTGGCGGCTACAAAGAAATTATCTTTATGGTCAATGGCAGCGGCGCTTATTCAAAGCTTAAATACGAAAATGGCGCGCACCGCGTACAGCGGGTGCCGCAAACAGAATCAGGCGGCCGCATCCATACATCGACGGCGACGGTGGCCGTGCTTCCAGAAGCAGAAGAAGTGGAAATTGACATTCACGAAAAAGATATCCGCGTTGATACATTTGCATCGAGCGGTCCAGGAGGGCAAAGTGTCAATACGACAATGTCCGCCGTTCGGTTAACCCATTTGCCGACAAATACAGTTGTTTCATGCCAAGATGAAAAATCGCAAATTAAAAACAAAGAAAAAGCGATGAAAGTCCTCCGCGCCCGCATTTTTGACAAAGTTCAACAAGAAGCGCAAGCAGAATACGCTGAGTCCCGCAAACTTGCCGTCGGTACAGGCGACCGCTCAGAGCGAATCCGTACGTATAATTTTCCCCAAAGCCGTGTAACGGACCACCGCATCGGTTTAACGCTGCAGAAACTTGAGCAAATTTTGCAAGGCAAGCTTGATGAAATCATTGATGCTCTTGTAGTTGCCGAGCAATCAGAAGCAATGAAAAAGGCAGAGGAATAA
- the prmC gene encoding peptide chain release factor N(5)-glutamine methyltransferase: MAITIHEALRWASSFLQENGVEPTAGEWLLRHHGKMERAKLLASLRDPLPESVWQAFKQDVAVIASGVPVQHVIGYEQFYGRTFLVNGNVLIPRPETEELVALVLNKLKPGPQAILDVGTGSGAIALTLKLERPDCHVTATDISEKALDVARENAEQFGADITFAKGDLLAPVAGAVFDVIVSNPPYIPYRDRDSLAVHVREFEPEMALFAEEDGLLFYRRLAEEVPTCIHPRSLIAVEIGAGQGEAVQALFAAAFPFADINIVYDINGKDRIVFVSGNLGRQGHNVD, translated from the coding sequence ATGGCGATTACGATTCACGAAGCTCTTCGTTGGGCTTCGTCTTTTTTGCAGGAAAACGGAGTTGAACCTACAGCAGGGGAATGGCTGTTGCGGCACCATGGGAAAATGGAACGGGCCAAGCTATTGGCAAGCTTAAGAGACCCCCTTCCAGAATCAGTTTGGCAAGCATTTAAACAAGATGTGGCCGTCATTGCTTCAGGGGTTCCTGTCCAGCACGTAATCGGCTACGAACAATTTTATGGGCGGACGTTTCTCGTTAATGGCAACGTCCTTATTCCCCGCCCAGAAACAGAAGAACTTGTCGCGCTCGTACTTAATAAATTAAAGCCTGGCCCCCAAGCCATCCTTGATGTCGGCACGGGCAGTGGGGCGATTGCACTCACGTTAAAGCTAGAGCGACCCGATTGCCATGTAACCGCGACTGATATTTCCGAGAAAGCGCTAGACGTTGCCCGGGAAAATGCCGAGCAATTCGGTGCCGACATAACGTTTGCCAAAGGCGATTTACTAGCGCCAGTAGCAGGAGCGGTGTTTGATGTCATTGTGTCCAATCCGCCCTACATTCCTTATCGTGATCGGGACAGCCTTGCGGTCCATGTGCGTGAGTTCGAACCGGAAATGGCACTGTTTGCCGAAGAAGATGGGCTATTGTTTTATCGACGGCTGGCGGAAGAAGTACCCACTTGCATCCATCCGCGCTCATTAATCGCAGTCGAAATTGGCGCTGGCCAAGGCGAAGCCGTTCAAGCGTTGTTTGCTGCCGCGTTTCCCTTTGCTGACATAAACATTGTCTATGACATAAACGGGAAAGACCGGATTGTGTTTGTTTCTGGCAATCTGGGACGGCAAGGTCATAATGTCGATTAG
- the spoIIR gene encoding stage II sporulation protein R — MKPRAIMYLLISLFVGLMSWEAQNAQAEGAYHGQVSADDAIRLRILANSDSIADQALKREIRDEVNAAIGEWIGEMATMEEAVAEIALRVPELEAIVAEQLAAKGIDQDYSVAFDKEVAFPTKLYGNMVYPAGLYHAVLITLGKGQGENWWCVLFPPLCFLDMDNGEATNTAAEGSNSEQDSGTEETAEVETSFFFVEWFESIWDRLFA; from the coding sequence ATGAAACCAAGAGCTATTATGTATCTATTAATCTCTTTATTTGTAGGTTTAATGAGTTGGGAAGCACAGAACGCACAGGCGGAAGGCGCCTATCATGGACAAGTTTCAGCGGATGATGCTATCCGCTTACGGATATTAGCCAATAGCGACTCGATTGCCGATCAAGCACTAAAACGGGAAATTCGTGACGAAGTAAATGCCGCTATCGGGGAATGGATCGGGGAAATGGCAACGATGGAGGAAGCTGTCGCTGAAATTGCTTTACGTGTTCCTGAGCTTGAAGCGATCGTAGCAGAGCAGCTAGCAGCAAAAGGCATCGACCAAGACTATTCCGTTGCGTTTGATAAAGAGGTTGCCTTTCCAACGAAGCTGTACGGAAACATGGTATACCCTGCTGGACTGTACCATGCCGTCCTTATTACGTTAGGGAAAGGCCAAGGCGAAAATTGGTGGTGTGTGCTGTTTCCGCCATTATGCTTTTTAGACATGGATAACGGCGAAGCGACCAATACAGCAGCAGAAGGTAGCAATAGCGAACAAGACAGCGGCACCGAGGAAACTGCCGAAGTGGAAACATCATTTTTCTTTGTAGAATGGTTTGAATCGATTTGGGATCGGTTATTTGCCTAA
- a CDS encoding L-threonylcarbamoyladenylate synthase, with translation MNYKQTKRWIVDKGHDSGEQTEMIQEAAMWIKQNKLIAFPTETVYGLGANALSYEAVAQIFAAKGRPSDNPLIVHIGDNSQLDKLVKSIPANASKLMAAFWPGALTLILEAKEAIAENVTAGLSTVGVRMPSHPVALKLLQECGLPVAAPSANVSGRPSPTTAAHVIADLDGKIDGIVDGGATGIGLESTVLDVSKPTPMLYRPGGVSVEEIEAVIGKIDIDPALGTTHSAPKSPGMKYTHYAPNAEVTLVDSDDTIHHLVAEARKEGRKVAVFATTGTADYKADIVRRGESLEHIAHILYGVLREFDEQGADVIYVKTVPTEGVGRAIMNRLEKAAGGKRV, from the coding sequence GTGAATTATAAACAGACGAAACGATGGATTGTGGATAAAGGACATGATTCAGGCGAACAAACCGAGATGATTCAAGAAGCAGCTATGTGGATAAAACAAAATAAGCTGATTGCTTTCCCAACCGAAACGGTCTATGGGCTTGGCGCCAATGCCCTCTCATACGAGGCGGTCGCACAAATATTCGCAGCAAAAGGGCGCCCTAGCGATAATCCACTGATTGTCCATATTGGCGACAACAGCCAGTTGGACAAGCTGGTCAAATCGATTCCGGCAAACGCCAGCAAACTCATGGCAGCTTTTTGGCCAGGAGCGTTAACATTGATTTTAGAGGCCAAAGAAGCCATTGCTGAAAATGTAACAGCCGGACTATCAACTGTCGGTGTTCGCATGCCTTCCCATCCCGTTGCTTTAAAGTTGTTACAGGAATGTGGGCTGCCCGTTGCAGCTCCGAGCGCCAATGTGTCTGGCCGTCCTTCACCGACAACGGCGGCACATGTAATCGCCGATTTAGACGGCAAAATTGACGGAATCGTCGATGGCGGAGCGACGGGCATTGGCCTTGAGTCAACTGTTCTGGATGTATCGAAACCGACACCCATGCTTTACCGACCAGGCGGCGTGTCTGTTGAAGAAATTGAAGCGGTCATCGGCAAGATCGACATTGACCCGGCTTTGGGAACGACACATAGTGCTCCAAAATCGCCGGGGATGAAATATACCCATTATGCACCAAATGCAGAAGTAACGCTCGTCGACAGTGACGACACAATCCATCATTTAGTGGCGGAAGCGAGAAAAGAAGGGCGAAAAGTCGCTGTGTTCGCAACGACGGGAACGGCCGATTATAAAGCGGATATTGTTCGCCGAGGCGAGTCGCTTGAGCATATCGCCCATATTTTGTATGGCGTTCTTCGCGAATTTGATGAGCAAGGAGCAGACGTCATTTATGTGAAAACTGTTCCTACTGAGGGAGTCGGCCGTGCGATTATGAACAGGCTCGAAAAAGCGGCAGGCGGCAAAAGGGTGTAG
- a CDS encoding ribonuclease E inhibitor RraB, producing the protein MARFEAKMNYSTFVEKETDVIYGTIQVKLAREEWDVPYYIISDDVFAHERREFDGRGELQEILDMISFFYNETDAELESVVVLKPFPEAIAAIESFSDWLEEWQRYFHLSGLKDVGYIHDVARPDADAIAQILEDHGFEKELLSEDESRAFYFYSTALPVPVDFPNDEEGIVLQQLKNAGCDLEKPREVEFMLLMENKRMAKKAARLVSQHGFETSLHEEEQGYALSCTLEMVLTYKAVKAKLKELEDLTTEFGAVLDGWSAMTDEAEQ; encoded by the coding sequence ATGGCAAGGTTTGAGGCAAAGATGAACTACTCTACGTTTGTAGAGAAAGAAACAGACGTAATATACGGGACGATACAAGTAAAGCTTGCCCGTGAGGAATGGGACGTTCCTTATTATATTATATCCGATGACGTATTTGCCCATGAACGAAGAGAGTTTGACGGGCGAGGCGAATTACAAGAGATTCTAGATATGATTTCGTTTTTTTATAACGAAACAGATGCAGAGCTCGAGAGCGTTGTGGTTTTGAAGCCGTTTCCTGAAGCGATTGCAGCCATCGAGTCATTTTCAGATTGGCTTGAAGAGTGGCAGCGCTATTTTCATTTAAGCGGTTTGAAAGATGTAGGCTATATTCATGATGTGGCTCGTCCCGATGCTGACGCGATCGCTCAAATCTTGGAAGACCATGGTTTTGAAAAAGAACTTCTGTCTGAGGACGAAAGCAGAGCCTTTTATTTTTACTCGACAGCATTGCCTGTCCCTGTTGACTTCCCTAACGACGAGGAAGGCATCGTTTTACAACAGTTAAAAAATGCCGGCTGCGATTTGGAGAAGCCACGGGAAGTGGAATTCATGCTTTTAATGGAGAATAAACGAATGGCGAAGAAAGCGGCGAGGCTAGTGAGCCAACATGGGTTTGAAACAAGCCTCCATGAAGAAGAACAAGGTTATGCCCTTTCCTGCACATTAGAAATGGTGCTTACATACAAAGCGGTTAAAGCGAAATTAAAGGAACTCGAAGACTTGACAACGGAGTTCGGCGCTGTTTTGGATGGCTGGAGCGCCATGACGGATGAAGCAGAACAATAA
- a CDS encoding manganese efflux pump MntP, translated as MHEFVTICIMAAALGMDAFSVALGMGMLKLSGKQIFRIGLTIGLFHVAMPLAGMAVGKWLSGHFDVIATYIGGGLLLVIGVQMVLNAFSDHEAEGMKPAGWGLLLFAVGVSLDSFSAGLSFGILGTEMYLTVGMIGAMSMVMSWLGLIIGSHFQKFLGAYGELLGGLVLIGFGLKIMLPL; from the coding sequence ATGCATGAGTTTGTGACGATATGTATAATGGCGGCAGCTTTAGGGATGGATGCCTTTTCTGTGGCGCTCGGTATGGGCATGTTGAAGTTGTCAGGCAAACAAATTTTTCGAATCGGCCTAACAATTGGTTTGTTTCATGTGGCCATGCCCCTCGCCGGAATGGCTGTAGGAAAATGGCTTTCAGGCCACTTTGATGTCATTGCGACTTATATTGGCGGGGGCTTACTATTGGTAATTGGCGTACAAATGGTACTAAACGCCTTTTCTGACCATGAAGCTGAAGGCATGAAACCCGCTGGTTGGGGTTTGCTATTATTTGCGGTCGGTGTCAGCCTTGACAGCTTTTCTGCCGGACTGTCATTCGGCATTCTTGGTACGGAAATGTATTTGACAGTCGGGATGATCGGGGCGATGAGCATGGTGATGTCATGGCTTGGTTTGATCATTGGCTCTCATTTTCAAAAGTTTTTAGGTGCATATGGCGAGCTGCTAGGCGGCCTTGTGTTGATTGGCTTTGGCTTAAAGATTATGCTTCCCCTCTAA
- a CDS encoding low molecular weight protein arginine phosphatase codes for MKKRVLFVCTGNTCRSPLAEAFLRKEGKDAYEVRSAGLFAHAGSGLSSGSQYVLEKEGLLYKHEAQQVTAELIDWADIVLVMSQSHKAQLESMYEHVEVQTLKEAAGGTGDISDPFGGSTETYEKTAAEIRAAVLKFIEKNEA; via the coding sequence ATGAAAAAACGTGTATTGTTTGTATGCACTGGGAATACATGCCGCTCGCCGCTTGCGGAAGCGTTTTTAAGAAAAGAAGGGAAAGACGCCTACGAAGTACGCTCTGCTGGCCTTTTTGCTCATGCAGGAAGCGGTCTTTCGAGCGGCTCTCAATATGTACTTGAAAAGGAAGGCTTATTGTACAAGCATGAAGCGCAGCAAGTAACTGCAGAATTGATTGATTGGGCTGATATCGTGTTGGTCATGTCACAAAGCCATAAAGCCCAGCTTGAAAGCATGTACGAACATGTAGAGGTGCAAACGTTGAAAGAAGCTGCTGGCGGAACAGGTGACATTTCCGATCCATTTGGTGGCTCTACAGAAACGTATGAAAAAACCGCAGCGGAAATTAGAGCGGCCGTATTAAAATTTATCGAAAAAAACGAAGCATAG
- a CDS encoding methyl-accepting chemotaxis protein, with translation MEGNGVGRTYKFSIRKKLVVGVSAVAVVTFACSAFILYFLADYLAQAMSIDPRLVIPLTLFVGVIWSAIFGYLLAPFITKPLSELERAVTQAAAGSVNTSVKLSKSDDELRALGIACNDMLASLKQMTSDIEVNFVETDKRVKQLADATERSSSQGEQIGLTMAEIASGAEASAKAIQETAASLEDTTRMATEMKAKADSSKGQAEEMVATLEESRKRTDSLVNGVGELSKKQEASLQSVRRLEQQAAEVETIASFVGSIAKQTNLLALNASIEASRAGEHGKGFAVVANEVRNLADECARAVASIGELIAAIQEEMQQTVADIEVQAAVARKQREESEQTTAAIAKMEASVKKVAALVGEVSALSDKQQQSIKESSLKTQEVAAIAEETSAGAEEVAAMTEEQSQALEEAAKLSFDLANQAKQLKTTIEKFTIEST, from the coding sequence GTGGAAGGGAACGGTGTCGGCAGAACATATAAATTCAGCATTCGCAAAAAGTTAGTAGTAGGAGTCAGCGCAGTAGCCGTTGTGACATTTGCCTGCAGCGCGTTTATTTTATATTTCCTGGCTGATTATCTCGCCCAGGCGATGTCTATTGACCCTCGGTTGGTGATACCGTTAACGTTATTTGTCGGTGTCATTTGGAGCGCCATTTTTGGCTATTTGCTTGCCCCCTTTATTACAAAACCTTTAAGCGAATTGGAACGGGCTGTCACACAAGCAGCCGCTGGTTCTGTCAATACATCTGTAAAACTTTCCAAATCGGATGACGAGCTACGGGCTTTAGGGATTGCTTGCAATGACATGCTTGCCAGCTTAAAGCAAATGACTTCGGACATTGAGGTGAACTTTGTCGAAACCGATAAGCGTGTCAAACAGCTCGCTGATGCTACTGAGCGATCTTCGAGCCAAGGCGAGCAAATTGGTTTGACGATGGCAGAGATCGCCAGTGGCGCTGAAGCCTCTGCAAAGGCGATTCAAGAAACGGCAGCCTCCTTAGAAGATACGACGCGTATGGCAACAGAAATGAAAGCAAAAGCAGACTCCTCAAAAGGCCAGGCGGAAGAGATGGTTGCTACTCTCGAAGAAAGCCGCAAACGGACAGATTCACTCGTGAACGGAGTGGGCGAGCTATCCAAAAAGCAAGAGGCGTCTTTGCAGTCTGTTCGCCGTTTAGAACAGCAAGCGGCGGAAGTGGAAACAATCGCTAGTTTCGTTGGCTCGATCGCAAAACAGACGAATTTGCTTGCTTTAAATGCGTCAATAGAGGCATCAAGGGCTGGCGAACATGGCAAAGGCTTTGCCGTAGTTGCTAATGAAGTGCGAAACCTGGCAGATGAGTGTGCCCGCGCTGTCGCTTCTATAGGGGAATTAATTGCTGCCATCCAAGAAGAAATGCAGCAGACGGTGGCCGATATTGAAGTGCAAGCAGCGGTTGCCCGAAAACAGAGAGAGGAAAGCGAACAGACCACTGCAGCAATTGCCAAGATGGAAGCGTCTGTGAAAAAGGTGGCCGCATTAGTTGGCGAAGTGTCGGCATTGTCAGACAAGCAGCAGCAATCGATCAAGGAAAGCTCATTAAAAACACAGGAAGTGGCAGCGATTGCAGAAGAAACATCTGCCGGAGCAGAGGAAGTCGCCGCGATGACAGAGGAACAAAGCCAAGCTTTAGAAGAAGCGGCAAAGCTATCCTTTGACTTAGCGAATCAAGCCAAGCAATTGAAGACAACGATTGAAAAGTTTACAATAGAATCAACCTAG
- the rpiB gene encoding ribose 5-phosphate isomerase B → MKIAIASDHGGTRLRAEITAMLEEMGLSYKDFGCDCEGSVDYPDYALPVAEKVAQGEFDRGILICGTGIGMSIAANKVRGIRCALVHDTFSAKATRQHNDTNMIALGERVIGPGLAVEIVQTWLGEAFEGGRHQTRIGKIAAYEEKAGL, encoded by the coding sequence ATGAAGATTGCGATTGCTTCAGACCACGGTGGAACAAGGCTTCGTGCAGAAATTACAGCGATGTTAGAGGAAATGGGGCTTTCCTATAAAGATTTTGGCTGTGATTGTGAAGGCTCTGTCGATTACCCAGATTATGCCCTTCCTGTCGCAGAAAAAGTGGCGCAAGGAGAGTTTGACCGCGGCATTTTAATTTGTGGGACAGGCATCGGCATGTCAATTGCTGCCAATAAAGTAAGAGGCATTCGTTGTGCCCTTGTTCATGATACATTTAGCGCAAAAGCGACAAGACAGCATAACGATACAAATATGATTGCATTAGGGGAGCGAGTCATAGGCCCTGGGCTTGCTGTTGAAATTGTTCAAACATGGCTCGGAGAAGCGTTTGAAGGCGGACGCCACCAGACGAGAATCGGCAAAATTGCTGCTTATGAAGAGAAGGCGGGCTTATGA
- a CDS encoding TIGR01440 family protein: protein MTAIKTTLIDLLYEFTKEAPPLAGKLFVVGASTSEVGGGRIGKQGSDKIAAELYDAFVHFSKETGAHLLFQCCEHLNRALVVERAIAHAHRFTEVAAVPVPRAGGAMAAYAYKHMQDPVLVEQADCDAGIDIGDTFIGMHLKPVAVPVRVSANSLGSAHVTFAYSRPKLIGGERARYSLKD from the coding sequence ATGACGGCAATAAAAACAACCTTGATCGATTTGCTTTACGAGTTTACAAAGGAAGCGCCTCCTTTGGCGGGAAAACTTTTTGTTGTTGGCGCATCGACAAGTGAAGTGGGAGGCGGACGGATCGGAAAACAAGGTTCAGACAAGATTGCGGCTGAACTATATGACGCTTTCGTTCACTTTAGCAAAGAAACAGGCGCTCATCTCCTTTTCCAATGCTGTGAACATTTAAACCGTGCTTTAGTGGTTGAGCGTGCCATTGCCCATGCCCACCGGTTCACAGAAGTAGCGGCTGTACCTGTACCTCGGGCTGGCGGTGCTATGGCTGCGTACGCCTATAAGCATATGCAAGACCCTGTTCTAGTTGAACAAGCTGACTGCGACGCTGGGATTGACATTGGCGATACATTCATCGGCATGCATTTAAAGCCGGTCGCTGTACCTGTGCGCGTTTCAGCAAATTCATTAGGCAGCGCCCACGTAACGTTTGCCTATTCTAGGCCGAAATTAATTGGCGGAGAACGGGCCCGCTATTCCCTTAAAGATTAG
- the glyA gene encoding serine hydroxymethyltransferase, which produces MEHLKTQDPAVFEAIRQELGRQRDKIELIASENFVSEAVMEAQGSVLTNKYAEGYPGRRYYGGCEYVDIAEDVARDRAKQLFGAAYVNVQPHSGAQANMGVYFTILEHGDTVLGMNLSHGGHLTHGSPVNFSGIQYRFVEYGVREDDKRIDYEAVREAAKTHQPKLIVAGASAYPREIDFKKFREIADEVGAYLMVDMAHIAGLVAAGLHQNPVPYAHFVTTTTHKTLRGPRGGMILCNEETAEEFGKKLDKSIFPGIQGGPLMHVIAAKAVAFGEALSDEFKTYAKQIIANAKRLGEKLQAEGVDIVSAGTDNHLLLLDLRSLQLTGKVAEKALDAVGITTNKNAIPFDPEKPFVTSGIRIGTAAVTSRGFGENEMDEIGELIALTLKNIDNEEVLNSVRSRVAALTKTFPMYPNL; this is translated from the coding sequence ATGGAACATTTAAAAACGCAAGATCCAGCCGTATTTGAAGCGATTCGCCAAGAACTTGGCCGGCAACGAGACAAAATTGAATTGATTGCTTCAGAGAACTTTGTCAGCGAAGCGGTTATGGAAGCGCAAGGCTCGGTCTTGACGAATAAATATGCAGAAGGCTATCCTGGTCGCCGTTATTATGGTGGCTGCGAGTATGTTGATATTGCTGAAGACGTCGCGCGCGACAGAGCGAAACAACTTTTTGGCGCCGCATATGTTAATGTTCAGCCGCATTCTGGCGCACAAGCAAACATGGGCGTTTATTTTACTATTCTCGAACATGGAGACACGGTGCTTGGCATGAACTTGTCCCATGGTGGCCATTTAACGCACGGCAGCCCAGTCAATTTTAGTGGCATTCAATACCGTTTTGTGGAATACGGCGTCCGTGAAGACGACAAGCGCATCGATTACGAAGCCGTTAGAGAAGCAGCCAAGACGCACCAGCCTAAATTAATTGTAGCTGGAGCAAGTGCTTACCCCCGTGAAATCGACTTTAAAAAATTCCGGGAAATTGCGGATGAAGTTGGCGCTTATCTTATGGTAGACATGGCCCATATTGCTGGCCTTGTCGCTGCAGGCCTCCATCAAAACCCTGTGCCATACGCCCATTTTGTCACAACCACGACTCATAAAACGTTACGTGGCCCACGGGGCGGCATGATTTTGTGCAATGAGGAGACGGCAGAGGAATTTGGGAAAAAGCTCGATAAATCGATCTTTCCAGGCATTCAAGGCGGCCCGCTTATGCACGTGATTGCCGCAAAAGCGGTTGCCTTTGGAGAAGCATTGTCAGATGAATTTAAAACGTATGCCAAGCAAATCATTGCCAATGCAAAGCGCCTTGGCGAAAAGCTTCAAGCGGAAGGCGTGGACATCGTTTCTGCTGGCACGGATAACCATTTGCTGTTGCTTGATTTGCGTTCCTTGCAATTAACCGGCAAAGTCGCTGAAAAAGCGTTAGATGCTGTCGGCATTACAACCAATAAAAACGCAATTCCATTTGATCCTGAGAAACCATTTGTAACGAGTGGCATTCGAATTGGCACCGCCGCTGTTACATCGCGTGGCTTTGGGGAAAACGAAATGGATGAAATTGGCGAACTCATTGCACTGACGCTCAAAAACATCGACAATGAAGAAGTGCTAAACAGCGTCCGTTCTCGTGTTGCCGCATTGACAAAAACATTCCCGATGTACCCAAATTTGTAA
- the upp gene encoding uracil phosphoribosyltransferase translates to MGKVHVLDHPLIQHKLSYIRDKHTGTKEFRELVDEVAALMAFEVTRDLPLEAAEIETPVGPAKVKKLAGKKLGLVPILRAGIGMSEGILRMIPAARVGHVGLYRDPETLKPHEYYVKLPNDVEERELLVIDPMLATGGSVVEAINSLKKRGAKSMRLICLVAAPEGVAYVQKEHPDVDIYLAALDEKLNEKGYIVPGLGDAGDRLFGTK, encoded by the coding sequence ATGGGAAAAGTGCATGTTTTGGATCACCCGCTGATTCAGCATAAGCTATCTTATATTCGTGACAAGCATACAGGTACAAAAGAATTCCGCGAGCTCGTTGATGAAGTGGCGGCCTTAATGGCGTTTGAAGTGACCCGTGATTTGCCTTTGGAAGCTGCAGAAATCGAAACACCTGTCGGGCCAGCTAAAGTGAAAAAACTGGCAGGGAAAAAATTAGGTTTGGTTCCGATTTTGCGCGCCGGTATCGGCATGTCAGAAGGGATTTTGCGTATGATTCCTGCTGCCCGTGTCGGCCATGTCGGCTTGTATCGTGATCCTGAAACGCTAAAGCCCCATGAGTATTACGTAAAGTTACCGAATGATGTTGAAGAGCGGGAATTGCTTGTCATTGATCCGATGTTGGCAACAGGTGGCTCTGTCGTCGAAGCAATCAATAGTTTGAAAAAGCGCGGTGCAAAAAGCATGCGTCTCATTTGTCTTGTAGCTGCTCCGGAAGGCGTCGCTTATGTACAAAAGGAACATCCAGATGTTGATATTTACTTAGCTGCGCTTGATGAAAAGCTAAATGAAAAAGGCTACATTGTGCCAGGGCTTGGCGATGCCGGCGATCGGCTGTTTGGTACAAAATAA
- a CDS encoding GNAT family N-acetyltransferase, translated as MNVLIRESVQHDGPSVCKLMMEQGSPDDQHRLEHRFKRYSNDSHHYIAVAEEQDELIGYVWAQDFGVHLRTGTKLCRLQELYVLPEHRSKGAGRQLFKGVLRWSHIRHATWLQWHASFSATAFYEKLGYEPVHQEGQGFPCYEIDFSTKQRPHSRHA; from the coding sequence ATGAACGTGCTCATTCGCGAATCGGTCCAACACGATGGACCATCTGTATGCAAACTAATGATGGAACAAGGAAGCCCTGACGACCAACATCGTTTAGAGCACCGGTTTAAGCGATACTCCAACGATTCACACCATTACATTGCCGTTGCCGAAGAACAAGACGAATTAATTGGCTACGTGTGGGCGCAAGATTTTGGCGTGCATTTACGTACCGGTACGAAGCTATGCCGCCTCCAGGAATTGTACGTCCTTCCTGAACACAGATCAAAAGGCGCAGGACGGCAACTATTTAAAGGCGTTCTTCGTTGGTCGCACATACGCCACGCTACTTGGCTGCAATGGCATGCTTCTTTCAGTGCGACCGCCTTTTATGAAAAGCTCGGCTATGAACCTGTCCACCAAGAGGGACAAGGCTTTCCCTGCTATGAAATCGACTTTTCCACAAAGCAGCGCCCACATTCTCGCCATGCATGA